The Hymenobacter sp. GOD-10R genome includes a window with the following:
- a CDS encoding deoxyribodipyrimidine photo-lyase, whose translation MAKITLFWHRRDLRQHDNAGLTAALQLGYLVVPLFIYDREILDQLPSRRDARVTFIYDEVERLARQTEQASGSFLAYYGRPVEVFAELLREHEVGAVYTNEDYEPYATVRDTDIAELCQQHGAEFKAFKDQVIFAKSEILTKGGAPPKNFSAYRDAWLAALRDEHLQPYPSAELFKQDTLASLSNAPTRPTLESMGFERYEQFVAAAELPSEDLVRNYHKTRDQPGLVNSSTRRSVHLRFGTLSVRELMRQAKELNPKLLAELVWRDFFMMLLWHYPFTATESYNPRLRNVPYRNNEEEFQAWCEGRTGYPLVDAGMRELNETGYMPNRVRIAAAGFLVKHLLIDWRWGDRYFADKLLDYDMAQNVGNWQWMAGTGAVAAPWFRVYSPASQQEKYDADLAYIKKWVPELGTTAYPAPLVDHPFARQRAVDTLRAAYQAST comes from the coding sequence ATGGCGAAGATCACCCTGTTCTGGCATCGCCGCGACTTGCGCCAGCACGACAATGCAGGTTTGACAGCGGCTCTACAATTAGGCTACCTCGTGGTACCCTTATTTATCTACGACCGCGAAATTCTGGACCAGCTTCCGAGCCGCCGGGACGCCCGCGTGACGTTTATCTACGATGAGGTGGAACGCTTGGCCCGCCAAACAGAACAAGCCAGTGGCAGCTTCTTGGCTTATTACGGCCGCCCAGTAGAGGTTTTCGCGGAGCTTTTGCGCGAACACGAAGTGGGTGCCGTGTACACGAATGAAGACTACGAGCCCTATGCTACGGTGCGCGACACGGACATAGCTGAGTTATGCCAGCAGCACGGCGCGGAGTTCAAGGCTTTCAAAGACCAAGTGATTTTCGCTAAAAGCGAGATTCTGACTAAGGGTGGCGCCCCGCCCAAAAACTTCAGCGCCTACCGCGACGCGTGGCTAGCTGCTCTGCGCGACGAACACTTGCAGCCCTACCCATCGGCGGAACTGTTCAAGCAGGATACCTTAGCTTCTCTCTCCAACGCGCCCACCCGCCCGACACTGGAAAGCATGGGCTTTGAGCGATACGAGCAATTCGTTGCCGCCGCTGAGCTGCCATCCGAAGACCTAGTGCGCAATTACCACAAAACCCGCGACCAGCCTGGTTTGGTGAACAGCAGTACTCGCCGCTCGGTGCATCTGCGCTTCGGCACGTTGAGCGTGCGCGAACTCATGCGCCAAGCCAAAGAACTGAACCCGAAGTTGCTAGCCGAACTCGTGTGGCGCGACTTCTTCATGATGCTGTTGTGGCATTATCCGTTCACGGCTACGGAAAGCTACAACCCACGCCTGCGCAACGTACCATACCGTAACAACGAGGAAGAATTTCAGGCCTGGTGCGAGGGCCGCACGGGCTACCCGCTCGTGGATGCCGGCATGCGCGAGCTGAACGAAACGGGCTACATGCCCAACCGCGTCCGCATTGCGGCGGCTGGCTTCCTGGTGAAGCACTTGCTGATCGACTGGCGCTGGGGCGACCGGTACTTTGCTGATAAGCTGCTCGACTACGACATGGCCCAAAATGTAGGCAACTGGCAATGGATGGCAGGCACGGGAGCCGTAGCCGCGCCTTGGTTTCGGGTGTATAGCCCGGCCAGTCAGCAGGAGAAATACGACGCTGACCTAGCCTACATCAAAAAGTGGGTGCCGGAGCTAGGTACCACCGCCTACCCGGCTCCGTTGGTCGATCATCCCTTCGCCCGCCAACGGGCCGTTGACACGCTCCGCGCTGCCTACCAAGCAAGTACTTAA
- a CDS encoding TetR family transcriptional regulator C-terminal domain-containing protein: MEKERIKQAYLDYVLRKGEPPISVFKLTQKLGIPEAEFYRYYATFDAIDRDIWGDFGRQARERAAQEPVWNEYGSRERLLAFYFTLIEILKQNRSYALQSLRRSMPKVPGFTPRVLDDFRQDFEVFAEDLLREGRRTEEVASRPLVQEQYPRAFWQQVLFVLGFFAKDDSLNFERTDAAVEKAVTLSFDLVGRNSLDSALDLARFLLHRR; encoded by the coding sequence ATGGAGAAAGAACGCATCAAACAGGCTTATCTTGATTACGTGCTGCGCAAGGGCGAGCCGCCGATTTCCGTCTTCAAACTCACGCAGAAGCTAGGTATTCCGGAGGCGGAATTTTACCGTTACTACGCCACCTTCGACGCCATTGACCGCGACATTTGGGGCGACTTTGGCCGGCAGGCGCGGGAACGGGCGGCGCAGGAACCCGTGTGGAATGAGTATGGCTCGCGCGAGCGGCTACTAGCTTTTTATTTTACGCTCATCGAAATTCTAAAGCAGAACCGCAGCTACGCGTTGCAGTCATTGCGCCGCTCTATGCCAAAGGTACCCGGCTTCACACCCCGCGTGCTCGATGACTTCCGCCAAGATTTTGAGGTGTTTGCCGAAGATCTGTTGCGCGAAGGCCGTCGCACCGAGGAAGTAGCAAGCCGGCCACTGGTGCAGGAGCAATACCCACGCGCTTTCTGGCAGCAAGTGTTGTTTGTGCTCGGGTTCTTTGCCAAGGACGATAGCCTAAACTTCGAGCGCACCGATGCCGCCGTCGAGAAAGCCGTGACCTTGAGCTTCGACCTAGTGGGCCGCAACTCCCTTGACTCCGCCTTGGACCTAGCTCGCTTTCTACTGCACCGCCGCTAG
- a CDS encoding AarF/ABC1/UbiB kinase family protein: protein MSDSQETIPTPESSKPLVSLPTTKVARAARFAKTGLKVGTNYVKHYAKRSVGVNSTTEDLHAANAAELYGALSEMKGSVLKVAQMLAMEKNILPSAYADQFAQAQYQTPPLSGPLVIKVFRDTLGRSPYEVFDEFDINARQAASIGQVHFARKDGKSLAIKVQYPGVADSIRSDIRLVKPIALRVLGLAESQVRPYLEEVETRLLEETDYKLELRRGTEIATQSAHIPHLEFARYYPEYSSARILTMDWLSGQHLKEFLATNPSQAVRNQLGQALWDFYAFQIHTLRQVHADPHPGNFLLRADDGGVLGVLDFGCVKDIPADFYEHFFALLEPGVLADEAHLASLLTQLEVLRSDDPPAQRELYLRTIGASLELVARPFQQPTFDFGDEAYIQSLYALGDDLMQQPELRQQREPRGSRHFIYVNRTYVGLYALLSELKAEVRTEMPILSSAVKP from the coding sequence ATGTCCGATTCACAAGAGACTATTCCCACCCCGGAATCTTCCAAACCGTTAGTTTCTCTCCCCACCACCAAAGTAGCGCGTGCTGCTCGCTTTGCTAAGACTGGCCTGAAGGTTGGCACCAACTACGTGAAGCACTACGCTAAACGTTCGGTGGGCGTCAACAGCACCACCGAGGACCTTCACGCTGCCAATGCCGCTGAGCTCTACGGTGCCTTGAGCGAAATGAAAGGCTCGGTGCTAAAAGTGGCCCAGATGCTGGCGATGGAGAAGAACATTCTGCCTAGTGCCTACGCCGACCAATTTGCGCAGGCCCAGTACCAAACGCCCCCCTTGTCTGGTCCGCTGGTTATCAAAGTATTTCGCGATACCCTAGGTCGTTCGCCTTACGAGGTGTTCGACGAGTTCGACATCAATGCACGGCAGGCCGCCAGTATTGGGCAGGTACATTTTGCCCGTAAAGACGGTAAGTCGCTGGCGATAAAGGTGCAGTATCCTGGCGTAGCCGACAGTATCCGCTCGGATATTCGCTTGGTAAAGCCAATTGCGCTGCGAGTGCTCGGCCTGGCTGAATCGCAGGTGCGGCCGTACTTGGAAGAAGTAGAAACTCGCTTGCTAGAAGAAACCGACTACAAGCTAGAGCTACGCCGCGGAACCGAAATTGCTACGCAAAGTGCGCACATTCCTCATCTGGAGTTTGCGCGCTACTATCCCGAATACTCATCCGCCCGCATCCTGACGATGGACTGGCTATCAGGGCAGCACTTGAAAGAGTTTTTGGCAACGAATCCTTCCCAAGCTGTACGCAACCAGTTAGGGCAAGCGCTTTGGGACTTCTACGCTTTCCAAATCCACACGCTGCGCCAGGTGCACGCCGACCCGCATCCTGGCAACTTCCTCTTGCGTGCTGACGACGGCGGTGTCCTGGGTGTACTAGATTTTGGCTGTGTAAAGGATATTCCGGCGGATTTCTACGAGCACTTCTTTGCGCTTTTGGAGCCTGGTGTACTGGCTGACGAAGCGCACCTAGCTTCTTTGCTCACTCAACTTGAAGTTCTGCGCTCAGATGATCCGCCTGCCCAGCGCGAGCTGTACTTGCGCACCATTGGTGCGTCGCTGGAGCTAGTGGCCCGCCCCTTTCAGCAGCCCACCTTTGACTTTGGCGATGAAGCGTACATCCAGTCGCTCTACGCGCTCGGTGACGACCTCATGCAACAGCCCGAGCTTCGCCAGCAGCGGGAACCCCGCGGTTCGCGCCACTTCATTTACGTCAATCGTACCTATGTGGGGCTGTATGCATTGCTTTCTGAGCTGAAAGCAGAAGTCCGGACGGAGATGCCGATTCTTTCCTCGGCAGTTAAACCGTAA
- a CDS encoding dienelactone hydrolase family protein gives MKKFWTLCAALLSVVSVASAQSMSCCAKPNTATEAFAMLASNEDFSGGHDAPLPYTYEGQGENIEFKTPDGKAGHGFEIKSSTPSTKYLFVIHEWWGLNDYIKKECSTFANELKGVNIIALDLYDGQVASTPEEAGKLMQGVQTDRAQNIIKGAILYAGPKAQVASVGWCFGGGWSLQTALLAGSKDVGCVMYYGMPEKDVAKLKTLNTDVLGIFGTQDKWINPEVVGQFQKDMTAAKKKVTIKSYDADHAFANPSNPKFNQKYAAEAHTATVDYLRKSFKLKA, from the coding sequence ATGAAAAAATTCTGGACTCTCTGCGCTGCGCTTTTGAGCGTAGTATCCGTGGCGTCGGCCCAATCGATGAGCTGCTGCGCCAAGCCAAATACTGCTACTGAGGCATTTGCCATGCTAGCCTCCAACGAAGACTTCTCTGGTGGCCACGATGCTCCCCTACCCTATACTTACGAAGGCCAAGGTGAAAACATCGAATTCAAGACGCCCGATGGCAAAGCCGGCCATGGATTCGAAATCAAGAGCAGTACGCCTTCCACTAAATACCTGTTCGTCATTCATGAATGGTGGGGGCTGAACGACTACATCAAGAAGGAATGCAGCACGTTTGCCAACGAGCTGAAAGGCGTCAACATTATTGCGCTCGATCTGTACGACGGTCAGGTAGCTAGCACGCCCGAAGAAGCCGGCAAGCTCATGCAAGGCGTGCAAACCGACCGCGCTCAGAATATTATTAAGGGTGCCATTCTGTATGCCGGCCCCAAGGCGCAGGTTGCCTCGGTGGGCTGGTGTTTTGGCGGCGGTTGGTCGTTGCAAACAGCTTTGCTCGCCGGCTCCAAAGACGTAGGCTGCGTGATGTACTACGGCATGCCGGAGAAGGACGTCGCGAAGCTCAAGACTCTCAATACGGACGTGCTAGGCATCTTTGGCACCCAAGACAAGTGGATCAACCCTGAAGTAGTCGGCCAGTTTCAAAAGGACATGACCGCTGCCAAGAAGAAGGTAACCATCAAGAGTTACGACGCTGACCACGCCTTCGCTAACCCTTCCAATCCGAAGTTCAACCAGAAATATGCCGCCGAAGCGCACACCGCCACGGTCGACTACCTGCGTAAAAGCTTCAAGCTAAAGGCTTAG
- a CDS encoding DUF962 domain-containing protein, giving the protein MSSLPSLLAEYGESHQNPTNKRVHWICVPLIMFSILGLLWSIPVPDFMRAAGPWVNWATLVMALAVLYYLRLSPRLALGMVLIWAVMAMGLRVVEASAPLPLWVVCLLIFVLAWVGQFWGHKIEGKKPSFLKDLQFLLIGPVWLLHFVYERLGWRY; this is encoded by the coding sequence ATGAGCAGCTTACCTAGCCTTTTAGCCGAGTACGGCGAAAGCCACCAGAACCCGACCAACAAGCGCGTGCACTGGATTTGCGTGCCGCTGATCATGTTCAGCATCCTAGGTCTTTTGTGGTCGATACCCGTTCCAGACTTCATGCGTGCGGCTGGCCCGTGGGTCAATTGGGCGACCTTGGTGATGGCGCTGGCCGTGCTATATTATCTGCGCCTTTCCCCACGGCTAGCGCTAGGTATGGTGCTTATCTGGGCAGTCATGGCAATGGGCTTGCGCGTGGTGGAGGCCAGTGCGCCGCTGCCGCTTTGGGTGGTGTGCCTGCTCATCTTCGTGCTGGCCTGGGTTGGCCAGTTCTGGGGGCACAAGATTGAAGGCAAGAAACCTAGCTTTCTGAAAGACTTACAATTCTTGCTTATTGGTCCCGTTTGGCTCCTGCATTTCGTGTATGAGCGCCTCGGCTGGCGCTACTGA
- a CDS encoding phenylalanine-4-hydroxylase, giving the protein MFQQPYDRYTAQDQLVWKVLFDRQTAVLHKRAASAFVEGLARIGFNRHAIPVFSEVSQRLRGATGWELKTVSGRVDDATFFAFLAERQFPATMWLRSMDQFDFVKEPDLFHDVFGHVPLLMDATFANFLHLLGKTALQHLHDAEALRRLRALYGYTVQFGLVMEDGKPRIYGAGLLSSSLETHHCVHEDTPRQAFNLAMVLDTNYTEERLQEQYFVLNSWEQLTEIVDELAALLATATVNDWALKTAC; this is encoded by the coding sequence ATGTTTCAGCAACCCTATGACCGGTACACCGCTCAAGACCAACTCGTCTGGAAGGTACTGTTCGACCGCCAGACCGCTGTGCTCCACAAACGCGCGGCTTCCGCGTTTGTCGAAGGGCTAGCTCGTATTGGCTTTAATCGTCATGCTATTCCTGTGTTCTCGGAAGTAAGCCAGCGGCTGCGCGGGGCTACGGGCTGGGAATTGAAGACCGTATCCGGCCGCGTAGATGATGCCACTTTCTTTGCCTTTCTGGCAGAGCGTCAGTTTCCGGCTACGATGTGGCTCCGCAGCATGGATCAGTTCGACTTCGTGAAGGAGCCTGATCTGTTTCATGATGTGTTTGGCCACGTGCCGCTGCTCATGGATGCTACCTTTGCCAACTTCCTGCATTTGTTGGGTAAAACGGCCCTACAACACCTGCACGATGCCGAAGCGTTGCGCCGTCTGCGGGCACTCTACGGCTACACAGTGCAGTTCGGGCTGGTGATGGAAGATGGCAAGCCCCGCATCTACGGCGCTGGTCTGCTGTCGTCGTCGCTCGAAACCCACCACTGCGTACACGAGGATACCCCTCGCCAGGCCTTCAACCTAGCGATGGTACTGGACACGAACTACACAGAGGAACGCTTGCAGGAGCAATATTTCGTGCTGAACTCGTGGGAACAGCTAACGGAAATTGTGGACGAACTAGCCGCTCTGTTAGCTACTGCTACCGTCAACGACTGGGCGTTGAAGACTGCTTGTTAA
- the aroF gene encoding 3-deoxy-7-phosphoheptulonate synthase — protein sequence MLIQLEQSISEAAKADIIAYIKSIKYKVTEVTTQRAYYLVGIGKTEFDLRPLGQLPGIRDIHRVSDDYKLVSRKWRVRPTVLDLGDGVRIGEGSLSIVAGPCSIESEEQMEKIMQHLVDNDVRLMRGGVFKPRSSPYSFRGLGMDGLKQFHQMARERGIKIVTEVMQVSQVEEMHDYVDVFQVGARNTQNFNLLDALGGVDKPVLIKRGISGTIEELLSSAEYVFSGGNEKLILCERGIRTFETASRNTLDLNAIPILKEKTHLPVMVDPSHGIGIRDYVSPMALAGVMSGADGILYEAHEKPEEAASDGQQTLNFAESARLIRNLRKVYAVRQELE from the coding sequence ATGCTCATTCAGCTAGAACAATCCATCAGCGAAGCTGCCAAAGCGGACATCATCGCTTACATTAAAAGCATCAAGTACAAAGTCACGGAGGTGACCACCCAGCGGGCGTATTACTTGGTGGGCATCGGCAAAACCGAGTTCGACTTGCGTCCTCTAGGCCAGTTGCCCGGTATTCGCGACATTCATCGCGTTTCCGACGACTACAAGCTGGTGAGCCGCAAGTGGCGCGTGCGCCCCACCGTTCTCGACCTAGGTGATGGCGTGCGTATTGGGGAAGGCTCGCTGAGCATCGTGGCTGGCCCGTGCAGCATCGAGAGCGAGGAGCAGATGGAGAAGATCATGCAGCACCTCGTGGACAACGACGTGCGCCTGATGCGGGGCGGTGTGTTCAAGCCGCGTTCGTCGCCGTACTCGTTTCGGGGCCTAGGTATGGATGGTCTGAAGCAGTTTCACCAAATGGCCCGCGAGCGAGGCATCAAAATCGTGACGGAAGTGATGCAGGTGTCGCAGGTAGAAGAGATGCACGACTACGTGGACGTGTTCCAAGTGGGCGCTCGTAATACCCAGAATTTCAATCTGCTCGATGCCCTCGGCGGCGTCGATAAGCCGGTGCTAATCAAGCGCGGCATCTCGGGCACCATCGAAGAACTGCTATCCTCAGCCGAATATGTCTTCTCGGGTGGCAATGAAAAGCTGATTTTATGCGAGCGAGGCATTCGGACCTTCGAAACCGCCAGCCGCAACACGCTCGATCTGAATGCTATTCCAATTCTAAAGGAGAAAACACACCTGCCCGTGATGGTCGACCCCTCGCACGGTATCGGTATCCGCGACTATGTGTCGCCGATGGCTTTGGCGGGCGTAATGTCTGGCGCCGACGGCATCCTCTACGAGGCTCACGAAAAGCCCGAAGAAGCCGCTTCCGATGGACAACAGACGCTCAACTTTGCCGAGTCAGCGCGTTTGATTCGCAACCTACGCAAAGTATACGCCGTGCGGCAGGAGTTAGAGTAA
- the trpA gene encoding tryptophan synthase subunit alpha — protein MENRIAKAFAKKQNHLLNVYLTAGYPTLDATVPLIETLASSGADLIEIGMPFSDPLADGPVIQASSTAALLNGMNLWVLFAQLKDIRQRVPETPILLMGYLNPVMQFGMENFCREAAAAGVDGLILPDLPLVEYEEEYQDVFRRHNLRPVFLITPQTSPERIRRIDALTESFLYLVSGPGTTGGGTTQDPAKQEAYFERIAAMNLRNPRLIGFGIGDKDSFNRACRYADGAIIGSAFIKALEGKEDAPAAAREFVESVLN, from the coding sequence GTGGAAAACCGCATCGCCAAAGCTTTTGCCAAAAAGCAGAACCATCTGCTCAACGTATACCTCACGGCCGGCTATCCTACGCTCGACGCCACCGTGCCGCTCATCGAAACCCTAGCTAGCTCCGGCGCCGACCTCATCGAAATCGGCATGCCGTTCTCCGATCCGCTGGCCGATGGTCCGGTCATCCAAGCCAGTAGCACGGCGGCCTTGCTCAACGGCATGAACCTGTGGGTGCTGTTTGCCCAACTCAAAGACATTCGGCAGCGCGTGCCCGAAACGCCGATTCTGCTTATGGGTTACCTGAACCCAGTGATGCAGTTCGGTATGGAAAACTTCTGCCGCGAAGCTGCCGCCGCGGGCGTTGATGGCCTGATTCTACCCGATCTGCCGCTGGTGGAGTACGAAGAAGAATATCAGGACGTATTCCGCCGCCACAACCTGCGGCCCGTGTTCCTGATTACGCCACAAACTTCGCCTGAGCGTATTCGTCGCATCGACGCTCTGACAGAATCTTTCCTGTACCTCGTGTCGGGCCCCGGCACTACGGGCGGTGGCACCACGCAAGACCCCGCGAAGCAGGAAGCGTATTTCGAGCGGATTGCTGCCATGAACCTGCGCAACCCCCGCCTCATTGGTTTCGGCATTGGCGACAAAGATTCTTTCAACCGCGCCTGCCGCTACGCCGACGGCGCTATCATCGGCTCAGCGTTCATCAAGGCCCTGGAAGGCAAGGAAGATGCGCCCGCCGCCGCGCGAGAGTTTGTTGAATCGGTTCTAAACTAA
- the trpB gene encoding tryptophan synthase subunit beta: MTYQPNARGYYGEFGGAYVPEMLYPNVEELQENYLQILADPGFQQEYQKLLRDYVGRPTPLFEAKRLSAKYGTRVFLKREDLCHTGAHKVNNTVGQILMARRLGKTRIIAETGAGQHGVATATVCALMGMECIVYMGKIDMERQRPNVERMRLLGAEVRSAVSGSQTLKDATNEAIRDWISNPVDTHYIIGSVVGPHPYPDLVARLQSVISEEMRKQLNEELGRELPDYVVACVGGGSNAAGAFYHFLDEPSVKLIAVEAAGHGIDSGHSAATSVLGKPGIIHGSRTLLMQDEHGQITEPYSLSAGLDYPGIGPLHAFLGTSGRARFISIDDESALYSVAELSRLEGIIPALETAHALAALPQLGAGPEDIVVVNLSGRGDKDLATYLQFADKLNSYEF; the protein is encoded by the coding sequence ATGACCTATCAACCGAATGCCCGTGGCTATTACGGCGAGTTTGGCGGTGCCTATGTTCCCGAAATGCTCTACCCTAATGTGGAGGAGCTCCAGGAGAACTACCTGCAAATTCTAGCTGATCCTGGCTTTCAACAGGAGTACCAGAAGCTGCTGCGCGACTACGTAGGCCGGCCCACGCCGCTATTCGAAGCCAAGCGCTTGTCGGCAAAGTACGGTACGCGCGTCTTCCTGAAGCGAGAGGACTTGTGCCACACCGGCGCCCACAAGGTGAACAATACGGTTGGGCAGATCCTGATGGCGCGGCGCCTAGGCAAAACGCGCATCATTGCCGAAACCGGCGCCGGTCAGCACGGCGTGGCTACGGCTACGGTTTGCGCGCTGATGGGCATGGAGTGCATCGTGTACATGGGCAAAATCGACATGGAGCGGCAGCGCCCTAACGTGGAGCGCATGCGCTTGCTCGGGGCCGAAGTTCGCTCGGCCGTGAGCGGAAGTCAAACCTTGAAGGATGCCACCAACGAAGCCATCCGCGACTGGATCAGCAACCCTGTGGACACGCACTACATCATCGGTTCGGTCGTGGGCCCGCACCCGTACCCGGACCTGGTGGCACGGCTGCAATCGGTGATTAGCGAGGAGATGCGCAAGCAACTCAACGAAGAGCTAGGTCGTGAGCTGCCTGACTACGTGGTGGCTTGCGTGGGTGGCGGCTCCAATGCGGCCGGGGCTTTCTACCACTTCCTCGACGAGCCTTCGGTGAAGCTGATTGCGGTAGAAGCAGCCGGTCATGGCATCGACTCGGGGCACTCGGCGGCTACGTCGGTGCTGGGCAAGCCGGGCATCATTCATGGCAGTCGCACGCTGCTCATGCAGGACGAGCACGGCCAGATTACGGAGCCGTATTCGCTGTCGGCGGGGCTAGATTACCCGGGGATTGGGCCGCTGCACGCCTTCCTCGGCACGTCGGGTCGGGCGCGCTTTATCAGCATCGACGATGAGTCGGCGCTGTATTCAGTGGCTGAGCTGAGCCGATTGGAAGGTATTATCCCGGCTCTGGAAACGGCGCACGCGCTGGCCGCCTTGCCGCAGCTAGGTGCTGGTCCGGAGGATATTGTGGTCGTGAACCTCTCGGGGCGCGGCGACAAAGACCTGGCTACCTACCTCCAATTCGCTGATAAACTGAACTCCTACGAATTCTAA
- a CDS encoding phosphoribosylanthranilate isomerase, protein MAIVENTSTTAKNEADNKLRIKVCGMKFAENIAEVALLEPDFLGFIFVSSSSRYVADILDPRQLRALPLHVKRVGVFVNETTEIILRLAGQYGLDLVQLHGEETPEQCAQIQATGLPVMKAFPVGETFDFATLMPYVSSCTYFLFDTKTDLRGGSGHTFDWSLLESYPLSVPYFLAGGIEIGHVPKLQELQLPGLFAVDLNSRFEKSPGLKNVDLLCEMLLALRNKSKN, encoded by the coding sequence ATGGCCATTGTCGAGAATACGAGTACTACTGCGAAAAACGAAGCAGATAACAAGCTCCGCATCAAAGTGTGCGGAATGAAGTTTGCCGAAAACATTGCCGAAGTAGCCCTGCTGGAGCCGGACTTTCTAGGGTTCATCTTCGTGTCGTCTTCCTCGCGGTATGTGGCCGATATTCTTGATCCGCGCCAGCTGCGCGCTTTGCCGCTGCACGTCAAGCGGGTAGGCGTGTTTGTGAATGAAACCACCGAAATCATCCTCCGCTTGGCCGGGCAATATGGCCTTGACTTGGTGCAGCTGCACGGCGAAGAAACGCCGGAACAGTGTGCCCAAATCCAGGCCACGGGGCTGCCGGTGATGAAAGCCTTTCCGGTGGGCGAGACGTTCGATTTTGCAACGCTCATGCCCTACGTTTCGAGCTGCACCTACTTTCTGTTCGATACCAAAACCGATTTGCGCGGCGGCAGCGGCCACACCTTCGATTGGAGCCTACTGGAAAGCTACCCGCTTTCGGTGCCTTACTTCTTGGCTGGTGGTATCGAAATCGGCCATGTGCCGAAGCTGCAAGAACTACAGCTACCCGGCCTGTTCGCCGTAGATCTGAACAGCCGCTTTGAAAAATCGCCCGGCTTGAAAAACGTGGATTTGCTCTGCGAAATGCTCCTAGCCCTCCGCAACAAATCCAAGAACTAA
- the trpC gene encoding indole-3-glycerol phosphate synthase TrpC: protein MSTAPTILDQIITHKRREVAERQSLVPTKLLERSLYFGSAPLSLRKYLLREDLSGIIAEFKRKSPSKGWINPHAPVERTTIGYMQAGASGLSVLTDTEFFGGKNEDLTVARRFNFCPILRKDFVIDEYQILEAKSIGADVVLLIAAVLSADEVKNLGQFARSLGMEVLLEVHNAEELDRTLHPDAVSLVGVNNRNLHDFSVSLDTSVALAERVPNEFVKVTESGLNSAADLVHLRNAGYRGFLMGEAFMRHSRPEKACAALVQELSTTTEVSVA, encoded by the coding sequence ATGAGTACTGCCCCCACCATTCTCGACCAGATCATTACCCACAAGCGCCGCGAAGTAGCCGAGCGTCAGAGCCTCGTGCCAACCAAGTTGCTGGAGCGCAGCCTGTACTTTGGCAGCGCGCCGTTGAGCTTGCGCAAATATTTGTTGCGTGAAGATCTGAGTGGCATCATTGCCGAGTTCAAGCGCAAGTCGCCCTCGAAAGGCTGGATCAACCCGCACGCGCCGGTCGAGCGCACCACCATCGGCTACATGCAGGCAGGCGCCTCGGGCCTGTCGGTGCTGACCGATACCGAGTTTTTTGGGGGCAAAAACGAAGACCTGACGGTGGCTCGGCGCTTCAACTTCTGCCCAATTTTGCGCAAAGATTTTGTCATTGACGAGTACCAGATTCTGGAAGCCAAAAGTATTGGCGCCGATGTAGTACTGCTGATTGCGGCTGTGCTCAGCGCCGACGAGGTGAAGAACCTAGGTCAGTTTGCCCGCAGCCTTGGGATGGAAGTGCTGCTGGAGGTGCACAACGCCGAAGAGCTCGACCGCACCCTGCACCCCGACGCAGTGAGCCTGGTGGGCGTAAACAATCGCAACCTTCACGATTTCAGCGTGAGCCTAGATACGTCGGTGGCGCTAGCCGAGCGCGTTCCTAACGAGTTTGTGAAGGTGACGGAAAGCGGCCTGAACTCCGCGGCTGACCTAGTACACCTGCGCAATGCTGGCTACCGCGGCTTCTTAATGGGTGAGGCTTTTATGCGCCACAGTCGGCCTGAAAAAGCCTGTGCGGCGCTGGTACAGGAACTTAGCACGACCACTGAAGTGTCCGTAGCCTAG